The Scatophagus argus isolate fScaArg1 chromosome 12, fScaArg1.pri, whole genome shotgun sequence genome includes the window tttcagatttccCCTTGATACAGTTTATTGAAGCACTTTCAAATGGCAAAACCAAACATCAAATGGTGCGACCCATATGAAATATCAAACGGTTAACAATACTtacaatactttttttttgtttgttttggttttatttacaaGTATGAGCACCTGTCAAAACAAagacttgtcttttttttaaggCCAGAATAAGcaaaaaatgttgtaattttaCAAAAGTATTAGTGCAGGGAGACAGGGACTGATGTCTGTTTGGAATAATCAAGTCCTGTAAGATGTATTAGATGTGATCCAAATCCCTACTACATATTCAATCAAAGTAGGTTTTGAGTATGCAGCAGTATGTTCACATCAGAAAAGtgacaatataaaatatactcAAAACAGTGAGATGAAACGGCTTCAGGAACAtctcagaaaacacagaagaactgtatatatagagagagattttcttctctttgttaaGTTTAATTGATGACAATGTAAAGTTAGTTGGATTGATGTCTCTGACACTGTAAgtattgtggaaaaaaaaaacggcaAAGTATGTTGATTACGAACTGCAAACACAGATGGCAACATTAGTAAACAGTGTATAGTGTGTACAGTTAGAATAACAGCAGCTGCTTGAGTCACTACACGACATGTTGTTGCACTGACTGCACGTTCGCTGGGTTCGCAGTTTGAGTCTCTTAGTGGCTGAAACACAGACAACGTCATGTTAAAACACGGGGAAAGAGTGTTCACTTTTGACATCCGCAAGTAAGGCTATTAACTCTGTAAACTGCAGCACTGTATTTCACACcatggcttgtttttttttttgtttttttttcttttttcacatgttgtccCACAACATCATTATGATTCCCCTCTGGGAGCTCTCATTGTCCCACAAAAACAGCTTGGTGTAATAAACTCAGCTGGAGCTCCGGAGCAGACATGGACGAGTGGAAAGCGCAAGCACTTTGTGATAATAGCAGCTAACACATAACAGCTGGAGGCTAATGATGACTTATTTCTTCAAAATAAGCAGTATGAGAAAGGCCCATTTACTGTAAGCGGTCAATCTCAAGTGCATGACTACCTGGGAGTCATAGTCTGTAATTCCAAGCGCTTGTTACCAAGATTTAAAATCGTAAAATTTGTGTGATCAATAAAATACATTCTCATTTCAGTGctttttacatacattttcagTGCTCAGTATTCCAAAGGAACACTGAAATTCTCCGTGTGAATATTCTGAGGCCTGCCTCAATGAGTGTACAGATTACTTGTAGGTCAACATCAGTATACCATCGAAAGTAAAGCCACAATTTCTTTATCTcagcacagaaaataacagCTTTTACTGAAGAATACATCCATGGACAGTTATAACCAGTGACATCTTTAACAAGCATATACTATTCTTCCTTCTTCCCATCCCAAGATACCTCGTCTTGAACCGAGgtgattttctctgctgctgctcccgaTAACATCACCCATCACCATGAAAGAGAAGACGCGCAGCCTGTTAACATTCACACTTCCGGCTGTTATCGTGTGGGTTCCAGTGATCCTGTGATCTGGAAGTTTATCCCATCTCCAGGTAGAGGTGATGGGAGGAGAGGGCAAAGCCAGCAGAGGTACCAGCGAAGGCCCAGAGCGTGACGCAGGTTGCCCAGGAGTCCGAGGCTGTAGGGCCGGCGGGTCGAGTACCACTCCCTGGTGGTCTGTCCCCGACACATcaggaagagatggaaaaagaagaaggcgGACACCAGCAGAAAGCCCACAACGCATGTGTCCGCGATGAAGGCGAAGGCAAAGGCACGTGCTGAGACCTGAccttgagagagaaagaagacaagaaagaatTAAATCACAGCGAATTACAAACATGCACGTTTAAATTTGTACATGAAACAGATTTGCTTACATTTCTGGGATTCAACCCATGACAAACAGCTGACCTAATGTGCTCAAGAGCTGATGTATTatgatatatttatatctatcaTCCTGCTGCATTAAAGAGAAGATTggtttatataaataaaacagaattactAAGAACATATTTTCCGCTATATATTTGTGTATAACTTGAAGTCATTCAAAAGTGCaagaacaataaacaaaagtaGGGAAATTGTTTTCATAGCAAAAGTTGACTTTGACCTTAAAAAAGTTGAAGTTGACCTGAAAAACTAGCTGGTCATCTCTCAGAAACAGACTTGAAAACTTGAAAAGCACAACtaatgcaaaaaatacaaaagattaCATTCTACCGCTCAGTGTATACAGGGTGAGGAACACTAGTAGAAAATAAGTACCAGAACTACAAGAGATGAGACAACCACCATTAGACAAACCAGATCCTACCCGAAATGAGCATGATCCAGGGTATGAGCAGCAGCAAGATGCTGTGTAACGTCACACCCTCCTTCAATATGACGATGAAGACCTCCGCATTCATGAGAGTGGCGTACAGGAGCCCACACCACATAAACAACAAGCAGCTCAGGAAGTAGCGGTAGTTGCGGAAGCCCACACACTGGCCAAAAAAGACACAGTGGTGATCCCGCCGCAGGACACACACATTGCAGTCGTAGCAGTGGGAGCAGcgaggaggagtgtgtgtctcACATGTATAgcagtatctgtgtgtgtgtgtgggggggggggggggggggggggagagagagagggagagagggagagaggaagagagggagagagagagagagagagagagagagagagagagagagagagagagaagcttaGGGATGCTAATAAACAACATGTCACAGAAAAATATTGGCTGGTATAGAGTCAGTTTCATTAATCCCACTGTGATGCCTTTTTACCTTCAGGTGGGGCATACAACATAGTCCACCTACAGTCTATTCTcggaataaaaacaaacaactcacTCATGGACTTCTACAAGGATTTGTACAATGTGATACTAAAAAAAAGGCCCATTGTGTATAACTTCTCTGTATATATGCAATATTCCTGAAATACTAAATACCTTAATTTCAGGCTTAGAGTCAGTTACATGGACGAGAAATCACTGTAATAATTACTGATCTTATGCTTCAGCTGAGATCATATTTGGTCATACTTTCTATATTCTCTATTCTCTCTAACTTTCTTCTCCGCAGGAGGAAACTGTAATATGGAAACATCAACAACCTTACCTCCACCCCTGACCCATGCCCTCTCCTCCCAGGAACACCCCCTTGATGCTGGGGTTGGTTCTGATGAAGAGCAGCGCGTTCCAACATATGTTCCCCAGCATGAAGTACTGGGCCAGAAGGTGAACCGCTTTCCACCAGGTGGACCAGTTCGTCTTCTTCTGGTCCGCCTCGAGCGGAGCCTCGACCAGCACCAGGTAGCTCACCTCCCCGGTAATGGAGAACACCAGGAAGGTGTTGAGCACCACGGGGAGATGGTGACACAGCCTCTCGACCTTGCAGAACACTTTACTGGAGAAACTCGTCATGTTTCCTTCCCACCCACCTCTCCGTGGGGTTTCAATCACAGCTCAAAGGGCGCTGAGCTCACTGGCAGGACTGGTTTGACAGACGCACTGAAGAAATCGATGGCAAAGAAACGTCGGTTAGCTTAGTTAGCCATAAAACACGCTCTGTTAGTAGCTTTCTCTCCGACTTGAGATGAACCATAAGGTTTCAATACCTGATATATATCTTATGGACGAGTTCATGTAACGTAAGAATTAAAATGTGACGCTGTTAGTCTCCTCAAACCCGCTCCCCAATCACGATCTCTGCTGTCGGACTAAATCAAGTTTCTGCTGTTTAGGTGTTACGTGAAAATATATCCGCAGCGCAACAACCTACTGTGGTTCCGCTTGTAACATATCACATGGGTGACCAACCGTgtgccttttttaaaatacagatcAAAAAAGTAGTTTTATTGTGGTTTTTACGTTATACTTGTGGATTATTAGTTAGATGTTAGTATTTAATGGACATATTTGTGAATATActgctttcctctctgctttatttATGATAGCTTGACGCTAAAACACGTCCTGTTTACAGCGACCAAGATCCCAGGAGCGATGCTAGAAAATCTGGGCTCCCTAAAAGCATCTCATGTGCGTGTGTCCTAAGCATGTTCCTGACCCCTGTCAGCCTCCACCTCTTCTACATCTTTTCCCCCATTCAGGCCCCCTTCACCTTGATGTCAAAAATAATAGCATTTCAacatatcaaaaataaaaaatagcacTATTCTTTTAATATGTGAGTTGTCCGTTTAAACTATCATTTCCTACGTGCAGGTGAATGCAATTTTCTATAAACCACAGGAGCTGAATGTTTCATATTCCTCAGTCCTGCTAAGACCTTTTTACTACACCTATCTAATTCCTAATATGTGTATCGCCAATATATGTTGTTGAAAAGTAGCCTGAAAAATGGATGCAGTTTTGTTATTAAAACAGGATTTATGTTacatcatcaaaataaaatattgaatatCACACTCCTGAACATGAAGTTTAATAGCCTCATGGCCTAAATTCAGGGGTCTGTTGTACACATGAGATGTGCATAACTGTTTGTGTTGCATTAAGTAAAATGAAGATCCTCAGATGACAAGACACTGATGTTTTCTGAACTCTCCCAAACATCAGAAAATTTTATAGAATTTAGTTTAGAATattctcgcccgtagtcagctggaataggctccagctcccccgcgaccctgacggataagcagtatagaaaatggatggatagtttATAATATGTTGCAATAAAGTGCCATATTACTGTCTTGGAGACCTACATGTAAGTGGATGTTTCAATAACTTGGTTACCTGTGTGACATTAAAAAAGCTCTCACTGCTGTTACCACACCCATGTGTGGATTGACAGCAGGTCCCTTCCCCCAAAGTTCAGACTTTAATCCCAGATAATCTCTGCATCTACCGAAAGCCTGCCATCATGGCCGCATCTCAGGAGAATTTACTGTCTCTGACCGGCAAGGATGGAAACActttcacaaaacaaagagagcaCAGTCTGAAGAAGAGGTAAGATCCTTCAATACTGCCATGGGACAGGGACTTGGACCTTTTTTAATATATTCAGTGCAATAATCCCCCATCGCCTAGTGCAATACAGTAATAGTTCTTTTTGCTGCTAACTATTTAAAACTGTGAAATTCTGTAGATCTTATCTTTTGTTACAACATGAATTTCCTCAGTTAGGGACAAATGGAGGCCtatcttttcttatttcttattttacaattattatcattcttaaaaaaaaataacattatacTTCTACCAAGTTCTGTACAATTTGGCAATAACAAAGGCCCACAGTGTAATAAATAGGCTGGgtaaagtttatttatttttatataatattcCTGAAATACTAAATACCTCCTATAGTATATATAGTGGTACTGTCCACTCAGGGGTtgtatatgaatgtgtgtgtgtgtcatgggtTACTGTGATGCTGTTTTGACACAGTGTCTTTCTCCTACAGGTTCGGCAGGCGAACGATGTTGCAAGCTGACGTTTCAACTCTTCAGGGTCATCAACATCTGTAAGTGCACAGACAAAATGCAACAAGATGCATGAAGTGAACATCATTATGTCTGCTggtgtgaatgtttttaatctgtgtgtgttaccGGCAGCAGAGCGATGCATCTGCTGCAGCACTGGCATgagctgaaggagagagagctCACAGCCCAGCAACACAACAGGCAGTTGCTGCAGCAGTTTGAGAAAGCCCaggacacagtgagagagatgTTAACGCTCACTACCGCCATGAAAACTATTCGGGTGCtcagacataaagaaaacacacacacacacacacacacatacatgggAAATGCATTGCAAGAATTTAGGATGTAGCTCAGGAAAATGAGCCTGGCAAAGCACCTCTTTATTTGCCCTTTATGAAGCTGACTGTGGTGTTGAATCTTCCGCTTCATCATTGACCCCTCCAGATGGAGTATGAAAGGTATCTGGAGGAGAGCTCCCCCCGCTGGCAGCAGCAACtcaaggagaaaacacaggctGCTCAGAGAAAGGTACTGCACAACCAGTGTACAGTAGTCATTAATAATAATCGTAACCGTCTCTGCTCACCAAAGTAAAGATAAATTATGTTTCCATTTGTCAAAACAATGTCCAGAAAGAACTTATGATTgtacatgtaaaacattttctgttgaccTTTTACTGCATGCTCTGCAGCTCTATTACTGcgcaaaaaaaatcttttacaGAAAATGGAGGAGTATCTGAAGTCACGTCTAAAGAACACAGAAGATCGAGTGACAAAGTGCTCAGCGGATCGACCTTTACTTCCACAAGGTTTTTCGCCCTTCTCGCTGACTTTGAtatattgttgtatttattcTTGCATTGTAAAGGTGTATCAAAGtccagtgtgtgtctttgcaggcTCTTCCACAAAGGCACAAATAAATGCTGCACCGCAAAAGCACTACGACCAAAACAGCCACGTAGATTACAACCAGGACGGGTTCACTCATCTACCCTACATGCAGCCTTCCTGGCAGACCCACCCTCAGTCCCAGATAGAAAGGCTTCCCATCGGAGCGCACACTCAGTTTTCCTCCCGTGTCCCTCCGTCTTTCCTCCCACCGCCTATCTTCTCACACCCATTGCAGCCCCACCACCTCGCCTCCATGCCTGGTCATCTGCACTCTTGGTCTATGCACAATCCACCAGGCAGGGCCTCCCCGCAGCCCGACTACCCCTGGTCCTGGACTGCTAGTGCAGCTGGAATACATTCAGGTCGTGAGGCTCTGTGGGGTCATCTTTACACTGAGGAGCCTTCTcctgagagagaggaggctgaggcgAGCAGAGCATCGAgctcaaagagagagagagatggtggtAGCAGGAGCAGTCACTTATCCCAGGAGCTGGACATCAGACCaggtggagaaagaaaatacggtgctcatctgtgtgtggggggtgaTTTATCTTGTGCATTTATCTCCTCAAGCGAtagatgttttctttcatcaCTAGTACGGGCTTTAATGTTTGTGCGTACGTGTTCACACTGTGCCCAGTTCGTCTGTCCGGTGGCCCTGCAGAGAGCAGTGAGAGCAGCATGGAGTCCAGTCAGgcgagcagagagaggagaaagaagagaggaagatcGCAACGTACctccacagacagagaaagacgtTGCTCTCAGGAGTAAGTCGTGCTTCTGACCAGTGACTTTGCGTTTGTCACAGTCTGTATGCTTCCCATTTCTACTGCCCACTGCACCACCTGCACACAGTGTacacaaaataaccaaaaattAAGCTGCAACACACCAAAAGACCAGCTGGCACTGAACTATAATTACAGCATTTGAATGGGATTACTAAAATAATCTCCAAAATAATCCCTTGTCACGCACATCGAATACTTTCTACAGGCCCGAACAGGTAAATCTATTTAGCAATtcacaatggaaaaaaatgcaaatctgAGGAAAGATTTATTTCGGAAGTTTTCTTGTTGACAACTCACAGACTGGAAACCACTGATCAATGTTCTGCCTACCATATAAATCAACTAGTATATCTTACTCTTCATTTATTTCGATCCATCCTTCTCTCAGGTCATCTAGGACTTCCAGTGCCACCATCACTGCTGCAGTCACTGTGGCCCAAAGCTCAGAAAGTGACGTCTCATCGGAAAAAGGCAGCACCAGCAAtagcaggagaaggagaagaagtagTGCTGGGCTTGCTATTGGACCACCCAAGGCTGAGAAGGTGGTGA containing:
- the zdhhc24 gene encoding probable palmitoyltransferase ZDHHC24; translation: MTSFSSKVFCKVERLCHHLPVVLNTFLVFSITGEVSYLVLVEAPLEADQKKTNWSTWWKAVHLLAQYFMLGNICWNALLFIRTNPSIKGVFLGGEGMGQGWRYCYTCETHTPPRCSHCYDCNVCVLRRDHHCVFFGQCVGFRNYRYFLSCLLFMWCGLLYATLMNAEVFIVILKEGVTLHSILLLLIPWIMLISGQVSARAFAFAFIADTCVVGFLLVSAFFFFHLFLMCRGQTTREWYSTRRPYSLGLLGNLRHALGLRWYLCWLCPLLPSPLPGDGINFQITGSLEPTR